One Streptomyces hundungensis DNA segment encodes these proteins:
- a CDS encoding RICIN domain-containing protein, whose protein sequence is MLKRHLAKMGVVLAVPALVFAATAPAHASGSTVTWRNKATGGCLTSAPGDIVGTETGMLTCFDGANRYEVDWYDSQDNLENPNGAWTERVGRNGKCLTSYSQPGDDPNTPSPVYLETCSSPANYYEQWYEEWDGSSFHLRNRQTGRYLDTNSNGDVYALPANNGNYQRWN, encoded by the coding sequence GTGCTTAAGCGTCATCTCGCCAAGATGGGTGTTGTCCTGGCCGTCCCGGCTCTCGTATTCGCGGCCACCGCCCCCGCCCATGCCTCGGGCAGCACTGTCACCTGGCGGAACAAGGCGACCGGCGGCTGCCTGACCTCCGCCCCCGGCGACATTGTCGGTACGGAGACTGGCATGCTGACCTGCTTCGACGGCGCGAACCGCTACGAGGTCGACTGGTACGACTCCCAGGACAACCTGGAGAACCCGAACGGTGCTTGGACGGAGCGCGTCGGCCGGAACGGCAAGTGCCTCACCAGCTACTCGCAGCCGGGCGACGATCCCAATACCCCGTCCCCGGTCTACCTCGAGACCTGCTCCAGCCCCGCCAATTACTACGAGCAGTGGTATGAGGAATGGGACGGATCCTCCTTCCACCTGCGTAATCGCCAGACCGGTCGCTACCTCGATACCAACAGCAACGGCGACGTTTACGCCCTGCCCGCCAACAACGGAAACTACCAGCGCTGGAATTGA